From Pirellulales bacterium, the proteins below share one genomic window:
- a CDS encoding MoxR family ATPase produces MSASVQPDSPAGEIPLETLEFIRKVRERIATVVVGQDTVVERMLIALFTGGHLLLQGVPGVAKTLLVSVLSRSIDLQFSRIQFTVDLLPSDIVGSEILDQRTNEFRTHKGPIFTNLLLADEINRAAPKVQSALLEAMQERKVTIGNETYPLPAPFLLIATQNPVEQAGTFELPEAQLDRFLLCHRLGYPTPAEEKEVLKRNALLGIRREQAGAIARTEFDVLEHQPVATSEDLVRAMEVAHQIHVSETFTDHVVELVHRTRKHPQIELGCSPRAGIALVKTSRARALIHGRHYVVPEDLYALAEDVLLHRMRLNYEALADGYTTTDVLQSILGDLGGAPQKNGHAASLAR; encoded by the coding sequence ATGTCGGCATCAGTACAGCCGGACTCGCCTGCGGGCGAGATCCCGCTCGAGACGCTCGAATTCATCCGTAAGGTGCGCGAGCGCATCGCCACGGTCGTCGTCGGTCAGGACACCGTCGTCGAGCGGATGCTGATCGCGCTGTTCACCGGCGGCCACCTGCTGCTGCAGGGGGTACCGGGCGTGGCCAAGACTTTGCTCGTCTCGGTTCTCTCGCGCTCGATCGATCTCCAATTCAGCCGCATTCAATTCACGGTCGACCTGTTGCCTTCGGACATCGTCGGCTCCGAGATCCTCGATCAGCGGACCAATGAGTTCCGCACCCACAAGGGTCCGATCTTCACGAACCTGCTGCTGGCGGACGAAATCAACCGCGCCGCCCCGAAGGTGCAAAGCGCCCTGCTCGAAGCCATGCAGGAACGCAAGGTGACGATCGGCAACGAAACCTATCCGCTGCCCGCTCCGTTCCTGCTGATTGCCACGCAGAACCCGGTCGAGCAGGCCGGCACGTTCGAGCTGCCCGAAGCGCAACTCGACCGCTTCTTGCTCTGCCATCGACTCGGCTACCCCACGCCGGCCGAGGAGAAAGAAGTCCTCAAACGCAACGCCTTGCTGGGCATTCGCCGCGAGCAGGCCGGCGCCATTGCACGCACCGAGTTCGACGTGCTCGAGCATCAGCCGGTGGCGACCAGCGAGGATCTCGTCCGCGCCATGGAAGTGGCGCATCAGATTCACGTCAGCGAGACCTTCACCGATCACGTGGTCGAGCTGGTGCATCGCACGCGCAAGCACCCGCAGATCGAGTTGGGATGCAGCCCGCGCGCCGGCATTGCGCTGGTCAAGACGTCGCGTGCTCGGGCCTTGATTCATGGCCGGCACTACGTCGTGCCCGAGGATCTGTATGCCTTGGCCGAAGACGTGCTGCTGCACCGCATGCGTTTGAACTACGAAGCGCTCGCCGACGGCTACACGACGACCGACGTGCTGCAATCGATCCTGGGCGACCTCGGCGGGGCTCCGCAGAAGAATGGCCACGCCGCTTCGCTCGCGCGCTAG
- a CDS encoding glycosyltransferase: MSGLPISPLHRALSVAIIVRDDAEGLKATLESVRAIADEIVVVDTGSTDKTLDVVARYGARQIVRPWSDDFSAPRNAAYDACRGTWVLWLDAGETLDAASAPDLRRALDTIVDLTKAYVLMVSVPAAPASQYAEQVGRIRLVPKMRGLTFTGRVRESMRRSIIDQGLAIEIAPWRIHRPARDHQAELKKLKAQRDVRLVELEIREQGEQPRLLLALGDALVNLGQTKQAAGCYRAAVERSERGSTEMLEGYYGLLAESCAAHQTLDARIATCLTALEVFPFDAQLLCVMGGFLQAQGHQDLAARSYRTAVDYGQINPETWHVAEVAQVATICLSLLLQMKGDVAAARNVLEGHLQRHGRVQRIQMRLIDILVRLGDGQRALAVVDELPADMPQREAFRSAVRGAIEAHRQNWISAAAYLETAYQGGCRGPMCLRWLSVSRLANGDLHAAQPILEEWLALEPQNPEIPQYLAALEPILRHGAVGSDTATATRTAVAPAADGAAWQVGEFQVNAGLPASAGAIPSQAAAATPPASAAATLQARCEELLLADRTDEAVELTARSASKVELSRGFAEFMAAVVLSSRGFWQPALDQLAAARRSGYAHPLVAYQAAYCLSTLGRHAEAESMLRHEMARSGDSRDTQERLARLKPAAPAPVATPTAAKPAAKQPPRPHMISPAKIEPFRLPTRPQ, translated from the coding sequence ATGTCCGGGTTGCCGATTTCGCCACTGCACCGCGCCTTGTCCGTCGCCATCATCGTGCGCGACGATGCCGAGGGCCTGAAAGCCACGCTCGAAAGCGTGCGCGCGATCGCCGACGAGATTGTCGTGGTCGACACGGGTTCGACCGATAAGACGCTCGACGTTGTCGCCCGCTATGGCGCGCGGCAGATCGTGCGTCCCTGGAGCGACGATTTTTCCGCGCCGCGCAACGCCGCCTACGACGCCTGCCGAGGGACCTGGGTGCTGTGGCTCGACGCGGGCGAGACTCTCGACGCCGCATCGGCCCCCGACCTGCGCCGCGCCCTCGACACGATCGTCGATCTGACCAAGGCCTACGTCTTGATGGTCTCGGTCCCGGCGGCCCCCGCATCGCAATACGCCGAGCAAGTCGGCCGCATTCGACTCGTGCCGAAGATGCGCGGGCTAACCTTCACCGGGCGCGTGCGGGAATCGATGCGTCGCTCGATCATCGATCAAGGGCTGGCCATCGAAATCGCCCCGTGGCGGATTCATCGTCCCGCGCGAGATCATCAGGCCGAGCTCAAGAAGCTGAAAGCGCAGCGCGACGTCCGCCTCGTGGAGCTCGAGATCCGCGAGCAAGGAGAACAGCCGCGCCTGCTGCTGGCCCTGGGGGACGCGCTGGTGAACCTGGGACAGACGAAGCAGGCCGCCGGCTGCTATCGCGCGGCGGTCGAACGCTCGGAACGCGGCTCCACCGAGATGCTCGAAGGCTACTACGGCCTGCTGGCCGAGTCGTGTGCCGCGCACCAGACGCTCGACGCGCGCATCGCGACGTGCCTGACCGCGCTCGAAGTCTTTCCCTTCGACGCACAGTTGCTGTGCGTGATGGGGGGCTTCCTGCAGGCCCAGGGACACCAGGATCTCGCCGCGCGGTCCTACCGCACGGCGGTCGACTACGGACAGATCAATCCCGAGACGTGGCACGTGGCCGAAGTAGCCCAGGTGGCCACGATCTGCCTTTCGCTGCTGCTGCAGATGAAAGGAGACGTGGCCGCCGCACGCAACGTGCTCGAAGGACATCTCCAGCGGCACGGCCGCGTCCAACGCATTCAGATGCGGCTCATCGACATCCTGGTGCGCCTGGGGGATGGCCAGCGTGCCTTGGCCGTCGTCGACGAGTTGCCCGCCGACATGCCCCAACGCGAGGCGTTTCGCAGCGCCGTGCGGGGCGCGATCGAGGCACATCGCCAGAACTGGATTTCCGCCGCCGCCTATCTCGAAACGGCCTACCAGGGTGGCTGTCGAGGCCCCATGTGCCTGCGCTGGTTGAGCGTCTCGCGCCTGGCGAATGGCGATCTGCACGCAGCCCAACCGATCCTCGAAGAATGGCTGGCGCTCGAACCGCAAAACCCGGAGATCCCGCAATACCTGGCCGCCTTGGAGCCGATCCTGCGCCATGGCGCCGTCGGTTCGGATACCGCCACGGCGACCAGGACCGCGGTCGCGCCGGCTGCCGATGGCGCTGCCTGGCAGGTGGGCGAGTTCCAAGTCAACGCGGGGCTGCCGGCGTCCGCCGGGGCGATCCCATCTCAGGCCGCGGCGGCGACACCGCCAGCCTCGGCCGCCGCGACGCTGCAAGCGCGTTGCGAAGAGTTGCTCCTGGCTGATCGCACGGATGAGGCCGTCGAGCTCACCGCCCGTTCGGCGAGCAAGGTCGAGTTGTCGCGGGGCTTTGCCGAATTCATGGCGGCGGTCGTGCTGTCGAGTCGTGGGTTCTGGCAGCCGGCCCTCGATCAACTCGCTGCCGCGCGGCGCAGCGGCTACGCGCATCCGCTGGTGGCCTATCAAGCGGCCTATTGCCTCTCGACCCTGGGACGTCATGCAGAAGCCGAGTCCATGCTGCGCCATGAAATGGCGCGCAGTGGCGATTCGCGCGACACGCAAGAAAGGCTAGCGCGTTTAAAACCGGCGGCCCCGGCCCCAGTCGCCACCCCCACTGCCGCCAAGCCCGCGGCCAAACAACCGCCCCGGCCGCACATGATCTCACCGGCCAAGATCGAACCCTTCCGTCTGCCGACGCGACCGCAATAG
- a CDS encoding VWA domain-containing protein, with translation MSFTHPAMLLLLVFPIALLVRVWRHEGHRVVLPWDHAPRRRSHWMRFPIALAECLPALLLGVVIVLLAGPQKLGQPQTRRALTNIEFCVDVSGSMTAPFGEGTRYDASMAAINEFLDYRHGDAFGLTFFGNNVLHWVPLTSDPSAIRCSPPFMRPEVAPPWFGGTMIGKALLACRQVLTSREEGDRMIILVSDGDSFDLGGGNDEELAALFAADNIAIYAVHIGGGDAPAPIVNLTGLTGGEIFQPGDRAGLEAVFRRIDAMQQTRLEKVEAEAMDDFAPYALIGLSLVGAGTLSLFGLRYTPW, from the coding sequence ATGAGCTTTACCCATCCCGCGATGCTCCTGCTGCTGGTCTTTCCGATCGCGCTCCTCGTGCGCGTCTGGCGTCACGAGGGGCACCGGGTCGTGCTCCCCTGGGATCACGCTCCGCGCCGCCGCTCGCACTGGATGCGTTTTCCCATCGCTTTGGCCGAGTGTCTTCCGGCGCTCCTGCTGGGCGTGGTCATCGTCTTGCTGGCGGGTCCGCAAAAACTGGGCCAACCGCAAACGCGCCGCGCGCTGACGAACATCGAGTTCTGCGTCGACGTCTCGGGGAGCATGACCGCCCCCTTCGGCGAAGGAACGCGCTACGACGCCTCGATGGCGGCGATCAACGAGTTTCTCGACTATCGCCACGGGGACGCGTTCGGGCTGACCTTCTTCGGCAACAACGTGCTGCACTGGGTGCCGCTGACGAGCGATCCCTCGGCTATCCGCTGCAGCCCCCCCTTCATGCGGCCCGAGGTGGCGCCCCCCTGGTTCGGCGGCACCATGATCGGCAAGGCACTGCTGGCCTGCCGCCAAGTGCTGACCAGTCGCGAAGAGGGCGATCGCATGATTATCCTCGTCTCCGACGGCGACAGCTTCGATCTCGGCGGCGGCAACGACGAGGAGCTCGCCGCCCTGTTTGCCGCCGACAATATCGCGATCTACGCCGTCCACATTGGGGGAGGAGATGCCCCCGCGCCGATCGTGAATCTCACGGGACTGACGGGGGGCGAGATCTTTCAGCCCGGCGATCGCGCGGGGCTCGAGGCGGTCTTTCGGCGCATCGACGCCATGCAGCAGACGCGGCTCGAAAAGGTCGAGGCCGAGGCCATGGATGATTTCGCCCCCTATGCCCTGATCGGCCTCTCGCTCGTCGGCGCCGGTACCTTGAGCCTGTTCGGATTGAGGTACACGCCATGGTAG
- a CDS encoding GyrI-like domain-containing protein, translated as MKVMVMVKATQDSEAGVMPSEELLNEMGRYNEELVKAGIMLAGEGLHPSSAGKRVLFSGKNRTVIDGPFAETKELVAGYWMWQVKSMEEAIEWVKRCPNPMLTDSEIEIRPVYTLEDFGEHATPEIREREERLAAEIERYKLDPPRFERGRERLVAGLNETYTFETRVNIPTQWERLARQLGNSPSQVGQASYGVCWNYKPGVGFDYLAGIEVTDTGTLPRNFTQVQLPAARYAVFTHRGHVSKISETLEAIWSKWLPNSGHTPAESPSFERYSEDFNPQTGMGGIEIWVALAS; from the coding sequence ATGAAAGTCATGGTCATGGTCAAGGCAACCCAGGATTCGGAAGCGGGCGTGATGCCCAGCGAAGAGCTGCTCAACGAGATGGGCCGCTACAACGAAGAGCTGGTCAAGGCGGGCATCATGCTCGCCGGCGAAGGACTGCACCCCAGCTCGGCCGGCAAACGAGTGCTCTTCTCGGGCAAGAACCGCACGGTCATCGACGGGCCTTTTGCCGAGACGAAAGAGCTGGTCGCCGGCTACTGGATGTGGCAGGTCAAGTCGATGGAAGAGGCCATCGAATGGGTAAAGCGCTGCCCCAACCCGATGCTCACCGATTCGGAGATCGAAATCCGGCCGGTTTACACCCTCGAGGATTTTGGTGAGCATGCCACGCCCGAGATACGCGAGCGCGAGGAACGCCTAGCCGCGGAGATTGAACGCTACAAGCTCGACCCGCCGCGCTTCGAGCGGGGGCGCGAGCGTCTGGTCGCCGGACTGAACGAGACGTACACCTTCGAGACGCGCGTCAACATTCCCACGCAGTGGGAGCGACTCGCGCGGCAACTCGGCAATTCGCCGAGCCAGGTGGGGCAGGCGTCGTACGGCGTCTGCTGGAACTACAAGCCGGGCGTCGGCTTCGACTATCTGGCCGGCATCGAAGTGACCGACACGGGAACGCTGCCGCGGAACTTCACGCAGGTGCAACTGCCCGCCGCGCGTTACGCGGTGTTCACGCATCGCGGACACGTCTCGAAGATCTCCGAGACGCTCGAGGCGATCTGGTCGAAGTGGCTGCCGAACTCGGGGCACACGCCGGCCGAATCCCCCAGCTTCGAGCGCTACAGCGAAGACTTCAACCCACAGACTGGCATGGGGGGCATCGAGATCTGGGTAGCGCTGGCTTCGTAG
- a CDS encoding DUF58 domain-containing protein, whose translation MMEGVIRDHRLLDYRQFHVAVKRLADSLNYGTDRSPFLGSGVEFVQSRPYQPGDSIRAIDWRVTARMGKLFVKEYETPKRMPVYLLVDTSASMTVRSGKRSKYETAVFVAGGVALACLERVSPVGLLAVGSRQLHIQPTMSRDIALQWLHRLRTYRYDESTCLAHRLRELGPSLKQRSLIVVLSDLHDPAALPVLKRIGQQHDCAVLHFRDPAEEGLRGAGFFRAREAETGEPFVTHGRASWLDPKQAERELKRAAIDCLGIDTEQPFAHRLRYFFRARGLLGRGAR comes from the coding sequence ATGATGGAAGGGGTCATCCGCGACCATCGCTTGCTCGACTATCGGCAGTTTCACGTGGCCGTGAAACGCCTGGCTGATAGCCTCAACTACGGCACCGATCGCTCTCCCTTCCTGGGCAGCGGCGTCGAGTTCGTGCAGTCGCGCCCCTATCAGCCGGGCGATTCGATTCGCGCCATCGACTGGCGCGTCACCGCGCGGATGGGCAAGCTCTTCGTCAAGGAGTACGAAACCCCCAAGCGGATGCCGGTCTACCTGCTCGTCGACACGTCGGCCTCGATGACCGTGCGCTCGGGCAAGCGCAGCAAGTACGAAACGGCCGTGTTCGTGGCCGGGGGCGTGGCCCTGGCGTGCCTCGAGCGAGTCAGTCCCGTCGGGCTCCTGGCCGTCGGCAGCCGGCAACTGCACATCCAGCCCACTATGTCGCGCGATATCGCGCTGCAATGGCTGCACCGGCTGCGGACCTACCGCTACGACGAATCGACCTGCCTGGCCCACCGTCTGCGCGAGTTGGGCCCCAGCTTGAAGCAGCGCTCGCTGATCGTCGTCTTGAGCGACTTGCACGACCCGGCCGCGCTCCCCGTCTTAAAACGTATAGGCCAGCAACACGACTGCGCCGTGCTCCACTTCCGCGACCCGGCCGAAGAGGGCCTGCGCGGCGCCGGGTTCTTCCGCGCTCGCGAGGCGGAAACCGGCGAACCGTTCGTAACCCACGGTCGCGCGTCGTGGCTCGATCCGAAGCAAGCGGAGCGCGAACTGAAGCGGGCCGCGATCGACTGCCTCGGCATCGATACGGAGCAACCCTTCGCGCATCGGCTGCGATACTTCTTCCGCGCGCGAGGCCTGCTCGGCCGGGGAGCCCGCTGA